Proteins encoded in a region of the Apilactobacillus apisilvae genome:
- the parE gene encoding DNA topoisomerase IV subunit B produces the protein MPKKTQNYDDSSIQVLKGLEAVRKRPGMYIGSTDGKGLHHLVYEIVDNAVDEALAGFGDEIDVTIHQDNSITVVDHGRGMPVGMHSSGKPTPEVILTVLHAGGKFSENGGYKTSGGLHGVGSSVVNALSTSLSVSIVRDGHKYEEDFKDGGHPVGTLRNLGKTNEHSGTTVTFKPDSSIFTTIIFNYNILKQRLKESAFLLNGIKINLSDERKGQEQKDTFYYKDGIKEFVAYLNEDKHTLGNIMYFDGKKDGVEVEVSAQYNDGYTENTLSFVNNVRTKDGGTHESGFRSAWTKSFNEFARKVKLLKQKDKNLDGADVREGLSAVISIKVPEEMLQFEGQTKEKLGSPEVRSIVDNVVSAKLGYYLMENGDFAKSLVQKSLRARKAREAARKARDESRNGKKHHKKERLLSGKLTPAQSKDVSKNELFLVEGDSAGGSAKQGRDRKHQAILPLRGKVLNTERAKLDDVMKNEEISTMIYTIGAGVGPEFNIQDANYDKIIIMTDADDDGAHIQILLLTFFYKYMRPMIEQGRVYIALPPLFKIQQKNGRNTKVDYAWTNDELKLKLTNFGSHPSLQRFKGLGEMNADQLWETTMDSDNRTLIQVNIDDAVLAEKRVTTLMGDKVEPRREWIEKNVEFNLEEDGSILDKTKNENIE, from the coding sequence ATGCCTAAAAAAACACAAAATTATGATGACTCCTCAATCCAAGTCCTAAAAGGATTAGAGGCAGTTAGAAAGCGTCCCGGAATGTACATCGGATCTACTGATGGCAAGGGATTACATCATTTAGTATATGAAATAGTAGATAATGCTGTTGATGAGGCATTAGCTGGTTTTGGTGATGAAATTGACGTTACAATACATCAAGATAATAGTATTACAGTAGTAGATCATGGTCGTGGAATGCCTGTTGGAATGCACTCTTCGGGTAAACCTACGCCAGAGGTCATTTTAACTGTATTACACGCCGGTGGTAAGTTCTCTGAAAATGGTGGATATAAAACATCTGGTGGACTTCATGGTGTCGGTTCTAGTGTAGTAAATGCTTTATCTACATCATTAAGTGTTTCTATCGTTCGTGATGGTCATAAATACGAAGAAGATTTCAAAGATGGTGGACATCCTGTTGGAACCCTTAGAAATCTTGGTAAAACTAATGAACACAGCGGTACTACTGTAACTTTTAAACCAGACAGTAGTATTTTTACAACCATAATTTTTAATTATAATATTTTAAAACAACGTTTAAAAGAATCAGCATTCTTATTGAATGGAATTAAAATTAACTTGTCTGATGAAAGAAAAGGACAAGAACAAAAAGATACATTTTATTATAAAGATGGAATTAAAGAGTTTGTTGCTTATTTAAATGAAGATAAACACACTTTAGGAAATATAATGTACTTTGATGGCAAAAAAGATGGGGTCGAAGTGGAAGTTTCTGCACAATATAACGATGGTTATACTGAAAACACACTATCTTTCGTTAATAATGTTAGAACTAAAGATGGCGGAACCCATGAATCTGGATTTAGAAGTGCCTGGACTAAATCATTTAACGAATTTGCTAGAAAAGTTAAATTATTAAAACAAAAAGATAAAAATCTGGATGGTGCTGATGTTCGTGAAGGATTATCTGCAGTTATTTCGATTAAAGTTCCTGAAGAGATGTTGCAATTTGAAGGACAAACCAAAGAAAAATTAGGTAGCCCAGAAGTTCGTTCAATTGTTGATAATGTAGTTTCAGCTAAACTAGGATATTATTTAATGGAGAACGGTGATTTTGCAAAAAGTTTAGTACAAAAATCACTAAGAGCTAGAAAAGCCCGTGAAGCTGCTAGAAAAGCCCGCGATGAAAGTCGTAATGGTAAAAAGCATCATAAAAAAGAACGATTATTATCAGGTAAGCTAACTCCAGCACAATCAAAAGACGTTTCCAAAAATGAATTATTTTTAGTTGAAGGTGATTCAGCTGGAGGATCTGCCAAGCAAGGCCGTGATAGAAAACATCAAGCTATTTTGCCACTTAGAGGTAAGGTTTTAAATACGGAACGTGCTAAGTTAGATGATGTTATGAAAAACGAAGAAATTAGTACCATGATTTATACTATCGGTGCTGGTGTTGGACCAGAATTTAATATACAAGATGCTAATTATGACAAAATTATTATAATGACCGATGCTGATGATGACGGTGCTCATATTCAAATTTTGTTATTAACATTTTTCTATAAGTATATGCGTCCTATGATTGAGCAAGGAAGAGTTTATATTGCTTTACCACCTTTATTTAAGATTCAACAAAAAAATGGTCGAAATACAAAAGTTGATTATGCCTGGACTAATGATGAACTAAAATTGAAATTAACTAATTTTGGTTCACATCCCTCACTTCAAAGATTTAAAGGGCTTGGTGAAATGAATGCTGACCAATTATGGGAAACAACAATGGATTCAGATAATCGTACATTAATTCAAGTCAACATTGACGATGCTGTATTAGCTGAAAAAAGAGTCACTACATTAATGGGTGATAAAGTTGAACCACGTCGTGAATGGATTGAAAAAAATGTCGAATTTAATTTAGAAGAAGACGGTAGCATATTAGATAAAACCAAAAATGAAAATATTGAATAA
- the msrB gene encoding peptide-methionine (R)-S-oxide reductase MsrB, translating to MAKYSKEDLKKTLTAEQYNVTQNAGTEMPFNNEYDDFFEDGLYVDIVSGEPLFTSKDKYNSGCGWPAFTKPIADKNINSNLDTSHGMVRNEVKSSGANSHLGHVFPDGPKDKGGLRYCINSASLKFIPVDKLEDNGYGEYLKDFK from the coding sequence ATGGCTAAATATAGTAAAGAAGATTTGAAAAAAACTTTAACTGCTGAACAATATAATGTAACACAAAACGCAGGTACAGAAATGCCTTTTAATAATGAATATGATGATTTTTTTGAAGACGGATTGTACGTAGATATTGTTTCGGGAGAGCCTTTATTTACTTCTAAAGATAAATATAATTCTGGTTGTGGTTGGCCAGCATTTACTAAACCAATCGCAGACAAAAATATAAATAGTAATCTAGATACTTCCCATGGCATGGTAAGAAATGAAGTTAAAAGTAGTGGAGCTAATTCTCATTTAGGTCATGTCTTTCCTGATGGTCCTAAAGATAAGGGTGGCTTAAGATATTGTATTAATTCAGCTTCATTAAAATTTATTCCTGTCGATAAATTAGAAGATAATGGATATGGTGAATACCTAAAAGATTTTAAATAA
- a CDS encoding aldose 1-epimerase family protein yields the protein MLVNLINNHLNVIINTHGAEVTSIKDASNIEYLWQADKKFWGRHSPVLFPIVGRLKDDRYKYKDKVYSMGQHGFARDMDFEIIEKFSDMVVMILKSNKDTLKIYPFDFKLKIKYYLVDNNLKANMEVINEGKNEMLFSIGGHPAFNVPFINDYNNNYEDYQVEVIPNKEYQQIPFEAPYINLHSIKKVNLSKPLKLTHNLFYQDAKVMKVDEDRIKCVLSSDKSKRNITVIADNAEYAGLWAAKNAPFVCIEPWWGVADDKETSGQFENKIGLNKLSSKDNFKANYLIQINN from the coding sequence ATGCTAGTTAATTTAATTAATAATCATTTGAATGTCATAATAAACACTCATGGTGCAGAAGTTACGAGCATAAAAGATGCTAGTAATATTGAATATCTATGGCAAGCTGATAAAAAATTTTGGGGCAGACATTCTCCAGTTTTATTTCCAATTGTTGGTCGCTTAAAAGATGACAGATATAAATACAAAGATAAAGTTTATTCAATGGGTCAACATGGTTTTGCTAGGGACATGGATTTTGAGATTATTGAAAAATTTTCTGATATGGTTGTTATGATATTAAAATCAAATAAAGATACTTTAAAAATTTATCCCTTTGATTTTAAATTGAAAATTAAATACTATTTGGTTGATAATAATTTGAAAGCAAATATGGAAGTTATTAACGAAGGAAAGAATGAAATGTTGTTTTCTATTGGTGGACATCCTGCTTTTAATGTTCCTTTTATTAACGACTATAATAATAACTATGAAGATTATCAAGTTGAAGTTATACCAAATAAAGAATATCAACAAATTCCTTTTGAAGCTCCTTATATTAACTTGCATTCTATTAAAAAAGTTAATCTTAGTAAACCATTAAAATTAACACATAATTTATTCTATCAAGATGCTAAAGTAATGAAAGTAGATGAAGATAGAATCAAATGTGTTCTAAGCAGCGATAAATCTAAGCGAAATATTACAGTAATTGCTGATAATGCTGAATATGCTGGATTGTGGGCTGCTAAAAATGCTCCATTCGTTTGTATTGAGCCTTGGTGGGGTGTTGCTGACGATAAAGAAACAAGTGGTCAGTTTGAAAATAAAATTGGTTTAAATAAATTAAGCTCTAAAGACAATTTTAAGGCTAATTATTTAATTCAAATTAATAATTAA
- a CDS encoding tyrosine recombinase XerC — translation MKKYDDKKLIDWFMDYIINERQYSQNTADAYKNDIDQFYFEMKSNDRHLIQVDNLDIETYLNNLRKNNDSRNTIIRKVSSLRSFYNFVMRNELVKENLFSFVNLKKHSGHLPRFFYQKELLALFKGAKDGQNKTLDYRNYALLEILYDTGMRVSECSNLTYNDIDFDNRIINVIGKGNKQRYLPFGNYLIKALKDYNINCRTPLMIKYHQEHDFVFVNQYGKNITSRGIEYAMNEIIKNTSLTTKIHPHMLRHTFATEMLNNGADLRTVQELLGHSSLSTTQIYTHVTNESLLKNYNRYFPRA, via the coding sequence ATGAAAAAATATGATGATAAAAAATTAATTGACTGGTTTATGGATTATATTATCAATGAACGTCAATATTCACAAAATACAGCTGATGCTTATAAAAACGATATTGATCAATTTTATTTTGAAATGAAATCCAATGATCGTCATTTGATACAAGTTGATAATTTAGATATAGAAACATATTTAAACAATTTACGTAAAAATAATGATAGTCGTAACACAATTATTAGGAAAGTATCTTCTCTACGCTCATTTTATAATTTTGTTATGAGAAATGAACTAGTTAAGGAAAATTTATTTAGTTTTGTTAATTTAAAGAAGCATTCTGGACATTTGCCTAGATTCTTTTATCAAAAAGAATTATTAGCCTTATTTAAAGGGGCAAAAGATGGACAAAATAAAACATTAGATTATCGAAATTATGCCTTATTGGAAATTTTATATGACACGGGGATGCGTGTTAGTGAATGCTCTAATTTAACTTATAATGATATAGATTTTGATAATCGAATTATCAACGTAATTGGAAAAGGTAATAAGCAGCGATATTTACCATTTGGTAATTATTTAATTAAAGCTCTAAAAGATTATAATATTAATTGTAGAACACCTTTAATGATTAAATATCATCAAGAACATGATTTTGTTTTTGTTAATCAATATGGTAAAAATATTACCAGCCGTGGAATTGAATATGCCATGAACGAAATCATTAAGAATACGTCACTAACAACTAAAATTCATCCACATATGTTGAGACACACTTTTGCAACTGAAATGCTTAATAATGGTGCAGATTTGCGTACTGTTCAAGAACTTTTGGGCCATAGTAGTTTATCTACAACTCAGATTTATACTCATGTAACTAACGAAAGCTTACTTAAAAATTATAATCGATATTTTCCTAGAGCTTAG
- the parC gene encoding DNA topoisomerase IV subunit A codes for MDKKAIIEKLTLEQIMSERFSRYSKSIIQERALPDIRDGLKPVQRRILYAMNKDGNTYDKGFRKSAKSVGNVMGNYHPHGDSSIYEALVRMSQDWKLREPLIEMHGNNGSMDGDPAAAMRYTEARLSKIASEMIRDIDKDTVDWVPNFDDTEQEPTVLPSRFPNLLVNGATGISAGYATEIPPHNLSEVIDALIYLQKKPDADLDELMKFIKGPDFPVGGIIQGLDGIKKAYKTGRGKIVIRSKTSTENLRGNKSLIRVTEVPYDVNKLQMVKQIDEIRISKKIDGIAEVRDESDRNGLSIAIELKKDVDVKGILNYLFKNTDLQVNYHFNVVAINNMRPERLPLKTILKSYLEYQRAVITKRTKFELDNVMNRQHIVNGLIKALSILNKVIKTIRASKNRKDACRNLVKEYEFSNKQADAIVKLQLYRLTNTDVTELEAENDKLSQNIIKYNNILNDDKVLNNVLTKEFKQIQKDYGNSRRTKIENQVQELKISKNITVPDEDVVVLVSHDGYLKRSSVRSYKASDVNENGLKEDDYPIFTAEMSTLDHIFMFTNKGHLIYRPVHEISDAKWKETGEHISQTIGLDDDEQIIKIFTFKSLKENGCFLIATNDGYIKQTEFSKLLPGRTYRSHAPVYEKLKTSDARVVNIKYINNNNKENKVVLMSNIGLATKFELSEVSINGAKTTGVKSMDLHDDEYVANCQLINDSDDVAIITQRGFYKNMSVEDIPLASRGRRGVQVLKPLKKNAHKIMDFIRLIPNENDFKPIRIFTDRHRYHDIIPSDHPINDRQSNGSALIDTSSEGKPLKMKVINAELLSDK; via the coding sequence TTGGATAAAAAAGCTATTATTGAAAAATTAACGCTAGAACAAATAATGAGTGAACGTTTTAGTAGATATTCTAAGTCAATAATTCAAGAAAGAGCATTACCTGATATAAGAGATGGTTTAAAACCTGTCCAACGTAGAATTCTTTATGCAATGAATAAAGACGGCAATACCTATGATAAAGGATTTAGAAAATCAGCTAAATCTGTGGGTAACGTAATGGGTAATTATCATCCCCATGGTGATAGCTCTATTTATGAAGCTTTAGTGCGCATGAGTCAGGATTGGAAATTAAGAGAACCTTTAATTGAAATGCACGGAAATAATGGTTCTATGGATGGAGATCCAGCAGCTGCGATGCGTTATACAGAAGCTCGTTTAAGTAAAATTGCTTCTGAAATGATAAGAGATATTGATAAAGATACTGTCGATTGGGTACCTAACTTTGATGACACAGAACAGGAACCTACAGTGTTACCATCACGCTTTCCAAACTTATTAGTAAATGGGGCAACTGGGATTTCTGCAGGGTATGCGACTGAAATTCCACCACACAATTTATCAGAAGTTATTGATGCTTTAATTTATTTACAAAAGAAACCAGATGCTGATTTAGATGAATTAATGAAATTCATAAAGGGTCCTGATTTCCCAGTGGGTGGAATTATACAAGGACTTGATGGAATCAAGAAAGCATATAAAACTGGTCGCGGAAAAATAGTTATTCGTTCAAAGACTAGCACTGAAAATTTACGTGGTAATAAATCATTAATCAGAGTAACTGAAGTCCCATATGATGTTAATAAACTACAAATGGTAAAACAAATTGATGAAATTCGCATTAGCAAAAAAATTGATGGAATTGCTGAAGTTAGAGATGAAAGTGACCGTAATGGATTATCAATTGCAATTGAATTAAAAAAAGATGTTGATGTAAAAGGTATTTTAAATTATTTATTTAAGAATACGGACTTACAAGTTAACTACCATTTTAATGTTGTTGCAATAAATAATATGCGACCAGAAAGACTACCATTAAAAACAATTCTAAAATCATATTTAGAATATCAAAGGGCGGTTATTACTAAGCGAACTAAGTTTGAATTAGATAATGTCATGAATCGCCAACATATTGTAAATGGACTGATTAAGGCCTTATCAATTCTAAATAAAGTGATTAAGACAATTCGTGCAAGTAAGAATCGTAAAGACGCTTGTCGGAATTTAGTTAAAGAGTACGAATTTTCTAATAAACAAGCTGATGCAATTGTCAAGTTACAACTGTACCGGTTAACCAATACGGATGTTACCGAATTAGAAGCTGAAAACGACAAGTTAAGTCAAAATATAATTAAATACAATAATATTTTGAATGACGATAAAGTTTTAAACAATGTTTTAACTAAAGAGTTTAAACAAATTCAAAAAGATTATGGTAATAGTCGTCGAACTAAAATTGAAAACCAAGTTCAAGAATTGAAAATTAGTAAAAATATTACTGTCCCTGATGAAGATGTTGTAGTTTTAGTTAGTCATGATGGGTACTTAAAAAGAAGTAGTGTCCGTTCTTATAAGGCATCAGATGTTAACGAAAATGGTTTGAAAGAAGACGATTATCCAATCTTCACTGCAGAAATGAGTACATTAGATCATATCTTTATGTTTACTAATAAAGGACATTTAATTTATCGTCCAGTTCACGAAATATCTGATGCTAAATGGAAAGAAACGGGTGAACACATTTCGCAAACTATTGGTCTAGATGATGATGAACAAATCATCAAAATCTTCACGTTTAAGTCATTAAAAGAAAATGGTTGTTTCTTAATTGCAACTAACGACGGCTACATTAAGCAAACTGAGTTCAGTAAATTATTACCAGGTCGTACTTATCGTTCACACGCACCTGTATATGAAAAACTAAAAACCTCAGATGCAAGAGTAGTTAATATTAAATATATTAATAACAACAATAAAGAAAACAAAGTAGTATTAATGTCTAATATTGGATTAGCAACTAAATTTGAACTTTCAGAAGTTTCAATTAATGGTGCAAAAACTACTGGTGTCAAATCAATGGATTTACATGACGATGAATATGTTGCTAATTGTCAATTAATCAACGATTCTGACGATGTTGCTATAATTACGCAACGTGGCTTTTATAAAAATATGTCCGTAGAAGATATTCCTTTAGCTAGTCGTGGTCGTAGGGGCGTTCAAGTTTTAAAACCATTAAAGAAAAATGCACATAAAATTATGGACTTTATAAGATTAATTCCTAATGAAAATGACTTTAAGCCAATTAGAATCTTTACTGATCGTCATAGATATCATGATATTATTCCTTCTGATCATCCAATTAATGATCGTCAATCTAATGGATCAGCTTTAATTGATACTTCGAGTGAAGGTAAACCATTAAAAATGAAAGTAATAAATGCAGAATTGCTTTCAGATAAATAA
- a CDS encoding LysR family transcriptional regulator, with product MKKTRQENIFSSKTLTYFLQLADTMNYTQAAQILGITQPALTQQIKKLEKTIGSPLFYSIGKKLKLSSAGTIMLKSTKDIYSILNETADEIEQSNSATSGDINIGVLSSIQDKVLEDFSIEMYKNNPSLRINLRMLTRKEIWESLENNQIDLAIMYLPDSSIKNWKPYEAKKIISDDLMFIHHDKELSKKDKVKFQDTLNAPWVTYPEGYFLDFILKEQFKNQLVDLPNSAARFTTPKQILKFAVKTGSNTALPSSFMIDKDIDKMENVDTWVSKLTPNIKFDLAFVYRKNKRLIPRIGNFLDQFDKYLEKEDYLSRIKEKN from the coding sequence ATGAAAAAAACTAGACAAGAAAATATTTTTTCATCAAAAACTTTAACATATTTTTTACAATTAGCAGATACGATGAATTATACACAGGCTGCTCAAATTCTGGGTATTACTCAGCCTGCTTTGACTCAACAAATTAAAAAATTAGAAAAAACCATTGGATCACCACTATTCTATTCAATTGGTAAAAAACTTAAGTTATCTTCAGCAGGAACCATTATGCTTAAATCAACAAAAGATATTTATAGCATTTTAAACGAAACAGCTGATGAAATTGAGCAATCAAACAGTGCAACTAGTGGAGATATCAATATTGGGGTACTATCATCTATTCAAGATAAAGTATTAGAAGATTTTAGTATTGAGATGTACAAAAACAATCCATCTTTGAGAATTAACTTACGTATGTTAACTCGTAAAGAAATTTGGGAATCACTAGAAAATAACCAAATTGATTTAGCAATTATGTACTTACCAGATTCATCAATTAAGAATTGGAAACCATATGAAGCTAAGAAAATAATCAGTGATGATTTAATGTTTATTCATCACGATAAAGAGTTGTCTAAAAAAGATAAAGTTAAATTTCAAGATACATTAAATGCACCTTGGGTAACCTATCCAGAAGGATATTTCCTAGACTTTATTTTAAAAGAACAATTCAAAAATCAACTAGTTGATTTACCTAACAGTGCTGCTCGTTTTACTACTCCAAAACAAATTTTGAAGTTTGCAGTTAAAACAGGTTCTAATACTGCACTACCATCTTCATTTATGATTGACAAAGATATTGATAAAATGGAAAATGTAGATACATGGGTTTCTAAATTAACCCCCAATATTAAATTTGACTTAGCATTTGTTTATCGTAAAAACAAACGTCTAATTCCTCGTATTGGTAATTTCTTGGATCAATTTGATAAGTATTTAGAAAAAGAAGATTACTTATCTAGAATTAAAGAAAAAAATTAA
- a CDS encoding manganese-dependent inorganic pyrophosphatase, with translation MAKELVFGHQSPDTDAICASIEYAYYQEKLGYDVEAVALGEPNEETKFVLDYFNQEAPRIIKEAKPEVDSVMLVDHNEPQQSVADIDKVTVTHVVDHHRIANFNTEKPLFYRAEPVGCVSTVLFEMFKEKSIEIPEKIAGLMLSAIISDTLLLKSPTTTDVDKHAVESLAKIANVDYEEYGIKMLKAGTNVDARSDEDLIDGDAKSFTMGGKSVRIDQINTVDLNDVLKRKDDLKAAMKNEADKNDYDLFLVIATNVLNSNSELIVVGEPKSAVEKAFDGKLSDEDTIALPGVVSRKKQVVPPLTDVLD, from the coding sequence ATGGCTAAAGAGTTAGTTTTTGGACACCAAAGTCCGGATACAGATGCAATTTGCGCATCTATCGAATATGCATATTATCAAGAAAAATTAGGTTATGACGTTGAGGCAGTTGCTTTAGGCGAACCTAATGAAGAAACTAAATTTGTTTTAGACTACTTTAATCAAGAAGCACCACGCATTATTAAAGAAGCCAAACCAGAAGTAGACTCAGTAATGCTAGTGGACCATAATGAACCTCAACAAAGTGTTGCAGATATCGATAAAGTAACAGTTACTCATGTTGTTGATCATCATCGTATCGCTAACTTTAATACGGAAAAGCCTTTATTTTACCGTGCTGAACCAGTTGGATGTGTAAGCACTGTATTATTCGAAATGTTTAAGGAAAAATCAATTGAAATTCCCGAAAAGATTGCTGGATTAATGTTATCAGCAATCATTTCAGATACTTTGTTATTAAAATCACCTACAACTACTGATGTTGATAAACATGCAGTTGAATCATTAGCTAAGATTGCTAATGTAGATTATGAAGAATATGGTATCAAAATGTTAAAAGCTGGTACTAACGTTGATGCCAGATCTGACGAAGATTTAATTGACGGCGATGCTAAGTCATTTACAATGGGTGGCAAATCTGTACGTATTGATCAAATTAATACTGTTGATTTAAATGACGTTTTAAAACGCAAAGATGACTTAAAAGCAGCTATGAAAAATGAAGCTGATAAAAATGATTATGATTTATTCTTAGTTATTGCTACTAACGTTTTAAATAGTAATTCTGAATTAATCGTAGTTGGTGAACCTAAGTCAGCTGTAGAAAAAGCTTTTGATGGTAAGCTTTCTGATGAAGATACAATTGCTTTACCAGGTGTTGTATCCAGAAAGAAACAAGTTGTACCACCATTAACTGATGTTTTAGATTAA
- the plsY gene encoding glycerol-3-phosphate 1-O-acyltransferase PlsY, whose translation MKIALLLIFAYLLGSIPSGMWIGKIFFNVDVRQHGSGNIGTTNTYRVLGKVAGTFVMILDIAKGTIATLFPMFFNLNVSPIIFGLFAILGHTFSIFDKFKGGKAVATSAGMLLAIHPILFLCACIFEFSFTYLTSMVSLASMISFPIIVIMLFGSHDLWLGIIGLLLTIFIFLRHRKNIIRIKNGDENLVHFGFLYNRNKKNK comes from the coding sequence TTGAAAATTGCTCTTTTGTTAATTTTTGCCTATCTTTTAGGATCTATTCCTAGTGGTATGTGGATTGGTAAAATATTTTTTAATGTTGATGTTAGACAACACGGATCCGGGAACATTGGAACAACCAATACTTATAGAGTATTAGGCAAAGTTGCCGGAACATTTGTAATGATTTTAGATATAGCTAAGGGAACTATTGCAACATTATTTCCTATGTTTTTTAATCTTAATGTTTCACCAATAATTTTTGGATTATTTGCTATTTTAGGTCATACATTTTCTATTTTTGATAAATTTAAGGGTGGAAAAGCTGTTGCAACAAGTGCTGGAATGCTTTTAGCAATTCATCCTATTTTATTTCTTTGTGCATGTATTTTTGAATTTTCATTCACTTATTTAACTAGTATGGTCAGTTTAGCAAGCATGATTTCCTTTCCAATTATTGTTATAATGCTTTTTGGATCTCATGATCTTTGGCTTGGCATAATTGGATTACTTTTAACAATTTTTATTTTTTTAAGACATAGAAAAAATATTATTAGAATTAAAAATGGTGATGAAAATTTAGTTCATTTTGGTTTTCTATATAATCGTAATAAAAAAAATAAATAG
- the msrA gene encoding peptide-methionine (S)-S-oxide reductase MsrA codes for MAKDTAIFAGGCFWCMVEPFDQQPGIEKVVSGYTGGHVPNPTYEEVCSHTTGHTEAVEITFDPSIISYKDLVEIYWRQTDPTDASGQFQDRGDSYRPVIFVNSNEQRQIAEQSKKDLADSGMFDEPIVTQIEDAKPFYPAEDYHQDFYKKNPLRSQIEELGGRQQFKDTKWK; via the coding sequence ATGGCAAAAGATACAGCAATATTTGCAGGTGGATGTTTCTGGTGCATGGTAGAACCTTTTGATCAACAACCTGGGATTGAAAAAGTAGTATCAGGTTATACAGGCGGTCATGTACCTAATCCAACTTACGAAGAAGTATGTTCCCATACAACTGGACATACTGAAGCGGTTGAAATTACATTTGATCCATCAATCATTTCATATAAAGACTTAGTTGAAATTTATTGGAGACAGACCGATCCAACCGATGCTTCTGGACAATTCCAAGACCGTGGCGATAGTTATCGTCCAGTAATATTTGTAAACAGTAATGAACAAAGACAAATTGCTGAACAATCTAAAAAAGATTTAGCTGATAGTGGGATGTTTGATGAACCAATTGTTACTCAAATCGAAGATGCTAAGCCATTTTATCCTGCTGAAGATTATCATCAAGATTTCTATAAGAAGAATCCCTTGAGATCTCAAATTGAAGAACTTGGTGGTCGTCAACAATTTAAAGATACTAAATGGAAATAA